One Candidatus Ornithobacterium hominis genomic region harbors:
- a CDS encoding alpha/beta hydrolase family protein produces MKRRLIMALLTFGELVNAQENISYQKPSEEILKLADFERPPSVSMDSKKENIVFYYRNTYKTLDELNQEEVRLGGLRINPITNISSSMNYVNNLKLRKINGKKEIQVKGLPENAKIAYTSFSPDETKLAFTNTTQNGVELWVVDLATAEAKKITADNLNANLGMPYAWYRDSQNILIRQIPSNRPALVDDSKDLPTGPIISNSTGEVSQIRTYQDLLKNPQDEINFETLTKSELYKVSLQGKKTKLKEADLYISTSFSPDGKYLMLVTITRPFSYVVPLSRFPMIYNVYDLDGNLVKTVNEVPLTEIMPKGFSSTRTGKRNFDWRDDAPATLVFVEALDGGDQAKEAEYRDEIFTWEAPFSQAPKSFFKLKQRYAGIEWSDADYALVSERWYDTRNHKSFLIDLKTGKAQVIEDRNYQDVYNAPGKFNLTRNEYGRNVIDVEDNNKAYLIGEGFTKDGKKPFIDELNLKNLAKKRIYTSNLKNAKEDILDILDIKKGEILVRQQSAKQYPNSYKKNIKSGKTTPVTQFENPFKSLGNVYKEVIKYKRNDGVELTGTLYLPDGYDRNTKKEKLPLLVWAYPTEYKDKSTAGMSTQNPNDFTYPYYGSFIYWVTKGYAVLDDAAFPIIGEGTEEPNDTFIPQLLANGRAAIDAVDKLGYIDRNKVAVGGHSYGAFMTANLLTHGDDFACGIARSGAYNRTLTPFGFQSEQRNYWDNPNIYNTMSPFMNADKMKKPMLLIHGAADNNPGTFTLQTERYFQALKNLGAPVRMVLLPKESHGYVAKESILHTLWEQEQFLDKCLKN; encoded by the coding sequence ATGAAACGAAGACTTATAATGGCATTATTGACTTTTGGGGAATTGGTGAACGCTCAGGAAAATATTTCTTATCAAAAACCATCAGAAGAAATATTAAAATTAGCAGATTTTGAAAGACCCCCAAGCGTATCTATGGATAGCAAGAAAGAAAACATAGTTTTCTATTACAGAAACACGTATAAAACGCTGGACGAATTAAATCAAGAAGAGGTGAGATTGGGAGGCTTGAGGATAAATCCAATAACAAACATCTCTAGCTCAATGAATTATGTGAATAATTTGAAGTTAAGAAAAATCAATGGAAAGAAGGAAATTCAAGTGAAAGGACTTCCAGAGAATGCTAAAATAGCGTACACCAGTTTTTCTCCCGATGAAACTAAATTAGCCTTCACCAATACAACACAAAACGGTGTAGAACTTTGGGTCGTGGATTTGGCAACGGCTGAGGCTAAAAAAATCACCGCTGATAATTTGAATGCCAACTTGGGGATGCCGTATGCTTGGTATAGAGATTCACAAAATATCTTGATAAGGCAAATCCCCAGCAATAGACCTGCATTGGTAGATGATTCTAAAGATTTGCCAACTGGGCCGATTATTTCTAATTCAACGGGAGAAGTTTCGCAAATTAGAACGTACCAAGATTTATTGAAAAATCCACAGGATGAAATTAATTTTGAAACGCTCACTAAATCAGAATTATACAAAGTTTCTCTCCAAGGGAAGAAAACAAAACTAAAGGAGGCCGATCTTTACATCTCGACTAGTTTCTCCCCAGACGGGAAATACCTAATGTTGGTCACTATTACAAGACCTTTCTCATATGTTGTCCCTTTGAGCAGATTTCCAATGATTTACAATGTGTATGATTTGGACGGGAATTTGGTGAAAACTGTAAATGAAGTCCCATTGACGGAAATAATGCCAAAAGGTTTCTCTTCTACTAGAACAGGGAAAAGAAATTTCGATTGGAGAGACGACGCACCAGCGACTTTGGTTTTTGTGGAAGCATTGGATGGCGGAGACCAAGCGAAAGAAGCAGAATATAGAGATGAGATCTTCACTTGGGAAGCTCCGTTTTCTCAAGCTCCGAAATCATTTTTTAAGTTAAAGCAGAGATATGCTGGGATTGAATGGTCTGACGCTGATTATGCCTTGGTGAGCGAACGCTGGTACGACACCAGAAATCACAAATCCTTCTTGATTGATTTAAAAACGGGGAAAGCACAAGTAATTGAGGATAGAAATTACCAAGACGTTTATAATGCCCCAGGCAAGTTCAATCTTACCAGAAATGAATACGGCAGAAACGTGATTGATGTAGAAGACAACAATAAGGCTTATTTGATTGGCGAGGGATTCACCAAAGATGGGAAAAAACCTTTCATTGATGAATTGAACTTGAAAAATTTAGCCAAAAAAAGAATTTATACGTCTAATTTAAAGAATGCTAAAGAAGATATTTTGGATATTTTAGATATTAAAAAAGGAGAAATTCTGGTAAGGCAGCAGTCCGCAAAACAATATCCTAATTCGTATAAAAAAAATATTAAATCAGGAAAAACAACACCAGTTACACAATTTGAAAATCCGTTTAAAAGCTTAGGAAATGTGTATAAAGAAGTGATTAAATATAAAAGAAATGATGGTGTAGAATTAACGGGAACGCTTTATTTACCAGATGGTTATGATAGAAATACTAAAAAAGAAAAACTTCCGCTGCTAGTTTGGGCATATCCTACAGAATACAAAGACAAAAGCACGGCAGGAATGAGCACACAGAATCCCAATGATTTCACATACCCGTACTATGGTTCTTTTATTTATTGGGTAACAAAAGGTTATGCTGTTTTAGACGACGCCGCATTCCCCATTATTGGTGAAGGAACCGAAGAGCCGAACGATACATTCATTCCGCAATTATTAGCTAACGGAAGGGCAGCCATAGATGCGGTGGACAAATTAGGCTATATTGATAGAAATAAAGTCGCAGTGGGCGGGCATTCTTATGGAGCATTCATGACGGCTAATTTATTGACTCACGGAGATGATTTTGCTTGTGGAATAGCCCGGAGTGGAGCATATAACAGAACTTTGACACCTTTTGGATTCCAAAGCGAGCAAAGAAATTATTGGGATAACCCGAATATTTATAATACTATGTCGCCATTTATGAACGCCGATAAGATGAAAAAACCAATGCTTTTGATTCACGGTGCGGCAGATAACAACCCAGGAACATTTACACTGCAAACCGAGCGTTATTTCCAAGCCTTAAAAAATTTGGGAGCACCTGTGAGAATGGTACTTTTACCCAAAGAATCCCACGGCTATGTAGCCAAAGAAAGCATTTTGCATACCCTTTGGGAGCAAGAACAATTTTTAGACAAATGTTTGAAAAATTAA
- the gyrB gene encoding DNA topoisomerase (ATP-hydrolyzing) subunit B has protein sequence MSENKKQYTADSIQSLEGIEHVRLRPSMYIGDVGKRGLHHLVYEVVDNSIDEALAGYCEVISVTIHPNNSISVSDDGRGIPVDFHKKEGKSALEVVMTKIGAGGKFDKDSYKVSGGLHGVGVSCVNALSVELTATVYRNGKIYQQKYAKGKALTEVEEIGESPLTGTKVTFLPDDTIFNEVQYSFETLANRLRELAFLNRGIKITLTDERELDENENPKSMDFYSEGGLKEFVEFIDENREPLMKKVIYMEGEIDDIPVEVAMRYNTSFNENLHSYVNNINTHEGGTHLTGFRRALTRTLKKYADDNMPAKEKSKINITGDDFREGLTAVISVKVMEPQFEGQTKTKLGNSEVSSVVDKVVSEMLSNYLEENPNEAKIIVDKVVLAAKARQAAKKAREMVQRKNPMGGSGLPGKLADCSSKDPAESEIFLVEGDSAGGTAKQGRDRHFQAILPLRGKILNVEKAMQHKVFENEEIKNIFTALGVTIGTEEDAKALNTEKLRYHKIVIMTDADVDGSHIATLILTFFFRYMKELIENGNIFIATPPLYLLKKGKKEVYAWGEKERERIQKELSGDETGKGVGVQRYKGLGEMNAEQLWDTTMNPENRKLRRVDIENASEADRVFSMLMGDDVPPRREFIEKNAIYANIDV, from the coding sequence ATGAGTGAGAATAAAAAACAATATACAGCAGACAGTATACAATCGCTAGAGGGTATAGAACATGTCCGTTTGCGCCCCTCGATGTATATTGGTGACGTAGGAAAAAGAGGTTTGCACCATTTGGTCTATGAGGTGGTAGATAACTCTATAGACGAAGCCCTGGCTGGCTACTGTGAGGTAATTTCTGTCACCATTCATCCCAATAATAGCATCAGCGTTTCTGATGATGGGCGTGGTATCCCAGTTGATTTTCATAAAAAAGAAGGAAAATCTGCCCTAGAAGTTGTAATGACAAAAATAGGTGCTGGTGGTAAATTTGATAAAGATTCTTACAAAGTTTCTGGTGGGCTTCATGGCGTGGGGGTTTCTTGTGTGAATGCTCTTTCTGTAGAATTAACCGCCACAGTATACCGCAATGGGAAAATTTACCAACAAAAATACGCTAAAGGAAAAGCTCTGACTGAGGTGGAAGAAATTGGAGAATCTCCACTCACTGGTACAAAAGTAACTTTTTTGCCTGACGATACAATATTCAATGAAGTTCAGTACAGTTTTGAAACTTTAGCTAATCGCTTGAGAGAATTAGCTTTTCTCAACAGAGGTATTAAAATCACATTAACTGATGAACGTGAATTGGACGAAAACGAGAATCCTAAATCAATGGATTTTTACTCTGAAGGTGGCTTGAAAGAATTTGTTGAATTCATTGATGAAAACCGTGAGCCCTTGATGAAAAAGGTGATTTACATGGAAGGTGAGATTGATGACATTCCTGTAGAGGTAGCGATGCGTTACAATACTTCTTTCAACGAAAATCTACATTCGTATGTGAATAATATCAATACCCACGAGGGCGGCACACACTTGACGGGCTTTCGCCGTGCACTTACTCGAACGCTGAAAAAGTATGCTGATGATAATATGCCAGCCAAAGAAAAATCAAAAATCAATATTACGGGTGATGATTTTCGTGAAGGTTTGACGGCAGTCATTTCTGTGAAAGTGATGGAACCTCAATTTGAAGGGCAAACCAAGACAAAATTAGGAAACTCTGAAGTCTCTAGCGTGGTAGATAAAGTGGTGAGCGAAATGCTCAGCAATTATCTAGAAGAAAATCCTAATGAAGCGAAAATCATTGTAGATAAAGTCGTACTAGCAGCCAAGGCAAGGCAAGCTGCCAAAAAAGCACGTGAAATGGTACAACGCAAAAACCCGATGGGCGGAAGCGGATTGCCAGGGAAATTAGCCGATTGCTCTTCCAAAGACCCTGCGGAATCAGAAATTTTCTTAGTCGAGGGGGATTCAGCTGGTGGAACAGCCAAGCAAGGAAGAGACCGTCATTTTCAGGCTATTTTGCCACTGAGAGGTAAAATCCTCAACGTAGAAAAAGCCATGCAGCACAAAGTCTTCGAAAACGAAGAAATCAAAAATATTTTCACGGCACTGGGCGTTACTATTGGTACTGAAGAAGATGCCAAAGCTCTGAATACCGAAAAGTTACGTTACCATAAAATCGTAATCATGACCGATGCCGATGTGGATGGCAGCCATATTGCAACGCTCATTTTGACTTTCTTCTTCCGCTATATGAAAGAATTAATTGAAAACGGAAATATCTTTATCGCAACGCCTCCTCTCTATTTACTAAAAAAAGGAAAAAAAGAGGTTTATGCGTGGGGTGAAAAAGAACGGGAAAGAATTCAAAAAGAATTATCTGGTGACGAAACTGGGAAAGGCGTGGGCGTACAACGCTATAAAGGTCTTGGTGAGATGAACGCTGAGCAACTTTGGGATACAACAATGAACCCTGAAAATAGAAAACTCCGCCGCGTAGACATTGAAAATGCAAGCGAAGCTGACCGTGTGTTTTCGATGCTGATGGGGGATGACGTTCCGCCGCGTAGAGAATTTATCGAGAAAAATGCTATTTACGCCAATATCGATGTTTAA
- a CDS encoding DUF808 domain-containing protein: MASGIFAILDDIAMLMDDVALASKVATKKTAGILGDDLAVNADKATGFVSSRELPVLWSITKGSLLNKLIIVPIALLLNYSFPEVIKWILVLGGLYLAFEGVEKIFHWLFRRNDEHLEIEKVLSENPEEEEKSKIRSAISTDFILSVEIVIIALGTVLEQSLAVQVITVAIVSLIATVGVYGIVALIVRMDDFGFQLIKKSNGNEIWNTIGNALVKALPVIIKILSFVGTIALILVAGGIFAHNIEMIHHFTEHHLSQIPSILSEALLGVVGGLIAFCVIFLGKKIYTVFNS, translated from the coding sequence ATGGCATCAGGTATTTTTGCTATTCTAGATGACATTGCGATGCTGATGGACGACGTTGCACTTGCAAGCAAAGTAGCTACTAAAAAAACGGCTGGCATTTTAGGCGATGACTTGGCCGTGAATGCCGATAAAGCCACAGGATTCGTATCATCTCGGGAGCTACCCGTATTGTGGAGCATTACCAAGGGCTCGCTTCTGAACAAACTCATCATAGTCCCAATCGCTCTTTTGCTGAATTATTCCTTCCCAGAAGTCATCAAATGGATTTTAGTTTTGGGCGGATTATACCTCGCTTTTGAGGGTGTAGAGAAGATTTTTCATTGGCTTTTCCGTAGAAATGATGAGCATCTAGAGATTGAAAAAGTTTTGTCAGAAAATCCAGAAGAGGAAGAAAAAAGTAAAATCCGTTCGGCGATTTCTACTGATTTTATCTTGTCGGTAGAAATTGTGATTATCGCTTTAGGAACCGTTTTAGAGCAATCGCTAGCGGTGCAAGTCATTACCGTGGCCATCGTTTCGCTCATTGCAACGGTGGGTGTGTATGGCATTGTAGCTTTGATTGTAAGGATGGATGATTTTGGCTTCCAATTAATTAAAAAATCAAACGGAAATGAAATTTGGAATACGATTGGGAACGCCTTGGTAAAAGCACTGCCTGTCATTATCAAGATTTTAAGCTTTGTGGGGACAATCGCTTTGATTTTAGTTGCTGGTGGAATTTTCGCTCATAATATCGAAATGATTCATCATTTCACAGAACATCATTTGTCGCAAATACCAAGCATTTTGTCTGAAGCATTGCTAGGCGTGGTTGGCGGGTTAATTGCTTTTTGCGTTATCTTTTTAGGGAAAAAAATTTATACAGTCTTTAATTCATGA